One segment of Cerasicoccus sp. TK19100 DNA contains the following:
- a CDS encoding tetratricopeptide repeat protein, whose product MLEARFLGLFFAALLAALPLHANRELKADNGDQSLAGLEKRVAADPDNLELRYDLGIAYTEVAMNEEDEEALDRSLIIFKQILKDDPNNAKTRAMLGSNTVMKAQYVSIFSKLDYVEEGYTILDELIASDPNNPDTRLIRGINASRSPGFLGRGDVAEEDFNWLLTDLQKSANTYDDNYRRTIYYYVGDWYLDDRDKRCVELLLKASQLPGAPRLTDDIEKSLKKAQKRFPSTYRKLTQ is encoded by the coding sequence ATGTTAGAAGCTAGATTTCTCGGACTGTTTTTTGCGGCCCTTCTCGCCGCCCTCCCCCTGCACGCCAATCGGGAGCTAAAGGCCGACAACGGCGACCAGAGCCTCGCTGGCCTGGAAAAGCGCGTCGCCGCCGATCCGGATAATCTGGAGCTGCGCTATGACCTCGGCATCGCCTATACCGAAGTCGCCATGAACGAGGAAGACGAGGAGGCGCTGGACCGCTCGCTCATCATTTTTAAGCAGATTCTCAAAGACGATCCCAACAACGCGAAGACCCGCGCCATGCTCGGCAGCAACACCGTGATGAAGGCGCAGTATGTCTCCATTTTCAGTAAGCTGGACTACGTCGAGGAAGGCTACACGATCCTGGACGAGCTCATTGCCAGCGACCCGAATAACCCCGACACACGCCTGATCCGTGGCATTAACGCCTCCCGCAGCCCGGGCTTCCTCGGCCGTGGCGACGTCGCCGAAGAGGACTTCAATTGGCTGCTGACCGATCTACAAAAATCGGCCAACACCTATGACGACAACTACCGCCGCACGATCTACTATTATGTGGGCGACTGGTATCTGGACGACCGCGACAAGCGCTGCGTGGAGCTGCTCCTCAAGGCCTCTCAACTGCCCGGCGCGCCCCGCCTGACCGACGACATTGAAAAATCGCTCAAGAAAGCACAAAAACGTTTCCCATCGACTTACCGAAAGCTCACGCAATGA
- a CDS encoding ABC transporter ATP-binding protein produces the protein MIGVSVQGVVKRFGETTALAGIDVEIAPGELFFLLGPSGCGKTTLLRCLAGFYIPEEGKILFGDEDVTKREPHKRGTGMMFQSYALWPHMTVLDNVAFGLEQQKVPKAERAQRAREALASVQMEEYAERKPNALSGGQQQRVALARALVIRPKCLLLDEPLSNLDAKLRNDMRLEIRRICKEYQLTTIYVTHDQKEALSIADRMAVFSRGELQQVGSPVDVYRRPKNQFVADFIGEANFIPGKHKATANGHEVIETAMGEIHGAAPEGVTLKPGDSVQVMIRPEMLQLLDDAPAINGIPAKIAGLTYYGEVAHYDVAPTGGGKSLRVSEINPQHLGGAREGQIYATARPEDVVILTN, from the coding sequence ATGATCGGGGTAAGTGTGCAGGGCGTCGTAAAGCGCTTTGGCGAGACGACAGCGCTCGCCGGTATTGACGTTGAAATCGCGCCCGGAGAGCTGTTCTTCCTCCTCGGCCCCAGCGGCTGCGGCAAGACCACGCTCCTGCGCTGCCTGGCGGGATTTTATATTCCCGAGGAGGGCAAAATCCTCTTTGGCGACGAAGATGTCACCAAGCGGGAACCCCATAAGCGCGGCACCGGCATGATGTTCCAGAGCTACGCGCTGTGGCCACACATGACTGTGCTGGACAACGTCGCCTTCGGCCTGGAGCAGCAAAAGGTCCCCAAGGCCGAACGCGCTCAACGTGCCCGCGAAGCCTTGGCCTCCGTCCAGATGGAGGAATACGCCGAGCGCAAGCCCAACGCGCTTTCCGGCGGGCAGCAGCAGCGCGTCGCACTGGCCCGCGCCCTCGTGATCCGCCCCAAGTGCCTTCTGCTCGACGAACCGCTTTCCAACCTCGACGCCAAGCTCCGCAACGACATGCGCCTGGAAATCCGCCGCATCTGCAAGGAGTATCAGCTGACCACGATTTACGTGACCCACGACCAAAAGGAGGCCCTCAGCATCGCCGACCGCATGGCGGTCTTCTCGCGCGGTGAGCTCCAGCAGGTCGGCAGCCCGGTAGACGTCTACCGCCGCCCGAAGAACCAGTTTGTAGCAGACTTCATTGGCGAGGCGAATTTCATCCCGGGCAAGCACAAGGCGACCGCCAATGGCCACGAGGTCATCGAAACCGCGATGGGCGAAATCCACGGCGCCGCGCCTGAGGGTGTCACGCTCAAGCCTGGCGACAGTGTGCAGGTAATGATTCGCCCCGAGATGCTTCAACTCCTCGACGACGCACCCGCGATTAATGGCATACCCGCGAAGATAGCCGGCCTGACTTACTACGGTGAGGTCGCGCACTATGACGTTGCCCCCACCGGCGGAGGCAAGTCGCTCCGCGTTTCCGAAATCAATCCACAGCACCTCGGCGGTGCCCGCGAAGGCCAAATCTACGCCACCGCCCGCCCGGAAGACGTGGTCATACTAACTAACTAA
- a CDS encoding SufE family protein, with protein sequence MTLAEKRDELVEDLSIIEDPQERFAYIIDNARSQKPLADEFKVEAFRIEGCQSQLWLVPRFEDGKCYFETDSDAVITKGVAGLLTQLYSGFPPEEIIALPPDFLAEVGITQHLTPNRRNGLSNVWSKIESFAAHCLKSATSEAN encoded by the coding sequence ATGACATTAGCAGAGAAACGGGACGAGCTCGTCGAGGACCTGTCGATCATTGAGGACCCGCAGGAGCGTTTTGCTTACATTATCGATAACGCACGGAGCCAAAAGCCCCTAGCAGACGAATTTAAGGTCGAAGCCTTCCGTATTGAGGGTTGCCAGTCTCAGCTGTGGCTCGTGCCGCGTTTTGAGGACGGGAAATGCTACTTTGAGACCGACTCAGACGCCGTGATCACCAAGGGCGTAGCAGGCCTTCTAACCCAGCTCTACAGCGGGTTTCCACCGGAAGAAATCATTGCCCTGCCGCCGGACTTCCTCGCCGAAGTCGGCATTACGCAGCACCTGACCCCCAACCGCCGTAATGGTCTTTCGAACGTCTGGAGTAAGATCGAGTCCTTCGCCGCGCACTGCTTAAAATCAGCCACCAGCGAGGCGAATTGA
- the hpt gene encoding hypoxanthine phosphoribosyltransferase, with product MTQISLMDDLAEILVSEEALAERIAELGEEITNHYLGKDIEEIVVVAVTNGSIVFVADLMRKLKLHARLDCIRVSSYRDDTQPVSEPEIIDNIRLNIAGEHVLLIDDILDTGSTLQKLVSVLRAMKPASLRTCILLDKEGRRTKTYRASYSGFTIPEAFVVGYGLDFAERYRNLPCIGVLRPELQNPPEWC from the coding sequence ATGACGCAAATTAGCCTAATGGACGACCTGGCCGAAATCCTCGTTAGCGAGGAGGCGCTGGCAGAGCGTATCGCGGAGCTCGGCGAAGAGATCACCAACCACTACCTTGGCAAAGACATCGAGGAGATCGTGGTGGTGGCCGTGACCAACGGCTCCATCGTGTTCGTGGCCGACCTGATGCGCAAGCTCAAGCTGCATGCGCGACTGGACTGCATCCGCGTGTCCTCGTACCGCGACGACACCCAACCCGTTTCCGAGCCCGAAATTATCGACAATATTCGCCTCAACATCGCGGGCGAACACGTGTTACTCATCGACGATATTCTCGACACCGGCAGCACCCTGCAAAAACTCGTCAGCGTGCTTCGCGCCATGAAGCCAGCCAGCCTGCGCACCTGCATCCTGCTGGACAAGGAAGGCCGACGCACCAAGACCTACCGCGCCAGCTACAGCGGCTTTACCATCCCGGAAGCCTTCGTCGTAGGCTACGGTTTGGACTTCGCCGAGCGCTACCGGAACCTGCCTTGCATCGGCGTTTTGCGTCCGGAATTGCAAAACCCGCCGGAATGGTGTTAG